A region from the Haloarcula limicola genome encodes:
- the tpiA gene encoding triose-phosphate isomerase: MFVLVNLKAYPCDPIEVATAAADVSDDSDVRIAVAPQAAHIDAVADTGVETWAQHVSPNEHGSHTGSTLAEAVADAGAVGTLLNHSENRLKLADIDASLDAADRADLETIVCANNPDQIGAAAALGPDAVAVEPPELIGTGTPVSQADPDVVTGAVDAAARVDGDVDVLCGAGISSGEDLVSASDLGATGVLLASGVAKADDPRAALEDLVEPLN, encoded by the coding sequence ATGTTCGTACTCGTCAACCTGAAGGCGTATCCGTGCGACCCGATAGAGGTAGCGACCGCCGCGGCGGACGTGAGCGACGACTCCGACGTCCGCATCGCCGTCGCGCCGCAGGCGGCCCACATCGACGCCGTCGCCGACACCGGCGTCGAGACGTGGGCACAGCACGTCAGCCCGAACGAGCACGGCAGCCACACCGGGAGCACGCTCGCCGAGGCCGTCGCCGACGCCGGCGCGGTCGGGACGCTCCTGAACCACTCGGAGAACCGCCTGAAACTCGCCGACATCGACGCGTCGCTGGACGCCGCCGACCGGGCCGACCTGGAGACCATCGTCTGCGCGAACAACCCCGACCAGATCGGCGCGGCCGCGGCGCTGGGCCCGGACGCCGTCGCCGTCGAACCGCCGGAGCTCATCGGCACCGGCACGCCGGTCAGTCAGGCCGACCCGGACGTCGTCACGGGTGCCGTCGACGCCGCCGCTCGCGTCGACGGCGACGTGGACGTGCTCTGTGGGGCCGGCATCTCCTCGGGCGAGGACCTCGTCTCCGCCAGCGACCTCGGCGCGACGGGCGTCCTGCTCGCAAGCGGCGTGGCGAAGGCCGACGACCCGCGGGCGGCGCTCGAAGACCTCGTCGAACCGCTGAACTGA
- a CDS encoding CDP-alcohol phosphatidyltransferase family protein translates to MTLDKFRSVADRALGPFVGAARTVGLSPNGVSVIAFLLAVAAGIVYGVAAADPFRYLVGAVLVFLNGWLDLVDGALAREMNVASSGGDLLDHVLDRYADIVIIVGLAAGIGRWALGIAAVTGVLMTSYLGTQAQAVGLDRVYGGLLGRADRLALVGITTGVAAFVTLPLGPFSLVGWLLVVFAVVGHLTAAQRFYYSMQALN, encoded by the coding sequence ATGACGCTCGATAAATTCCGGTCGGTCGCCGACCGCGCGCTCGGGCCGTTCGTCGGGGCCGCACGGACCGTCGGCCTCTCGCCCAACGGCGTCAGCGTCATCGCGTTCCTGCTGGCCGTGGCCGCCGGTATCGTCTACGGCGTCGCCGCGGCCGACCCGTTCCGCTACCTCGTCGGGGCCGTCCTCGTCTTCCTGAACGGGTGGCTGGACCTCGTCGACGGCGCGCTCGCTCGCGAGATGAACGTCGCGTCGTCGGGCGGCGACCTCTTGGACCACGTCCTCGACCGCTACGCCGATATCGTCATCATCGTCGGCCTCGCCGCGGGCATCGGCCGATGGGCGCTCGGCATCGCCGCAGTAACCGGCGTCCTGATGACCTCCTATCTCGGCACGCAGGCGCAGGCCGTCGGCCTCGACCGGGTCTACGGCGGGTTACTCGGTCGCGCCGACAGACTTGCCCTCGTAGGTATCACGACGGGCGTGGCCGCGTTCGTCACGCTGCCGCTCGGCCCGTTCTCGCTGGTCGGGTGGCTGCTCGTCGTCTTCGCCGTCGTCGGCCACCTCACCGCTGCCCAGCGCTTCTACTACTCGATGCAGGCCCTGAACTAG
- a CDS encoding DUF7344 domain-containing protein, with product MADEHTDNTASEAPAGVSLSEIPSPKILELDHVYKALAHPRRRYLCYTLLEDAEWSLSDLATKIAAWEQDARTGDVTERQRERVYVSLYHAHVPKLVEDNIVTFDEAGERISVATNAKQVLSALEGMGASLDANQEAHARGEDA from the coding sequence ATGGCCGACGAGCACACGGATAACACGGCCTCCGAAGCGCCTGCCGGAGTGTCGTTGAGCGAGATCCCGTCGCCGAAGATCCTAGAGCTAGATCACGTCTACAAGGCGTTGGCCCATCCGCGTCGTCGATACCTCTGCTATACGCTCCTCGAAGACGCCGAGTGGTCGCTCAGCGACCTCGCCACCAAGATCGCCGCGTGGGAGCAGGACGCACGGACCGGCGACGTCACCGAGCGGCAACGAGAGCGGGTTTACGTCTCGCTGTATCACGCCCACGTTCCGAAACTGGTCGAAGACAATATCGTCACGTTCGACGAGGCCGGCGAGAGGATTTCTGTCGCGACGAACGCGAAGCAGGTACTGTCGGCCCTGGAGGGAATGGGCGCCTCCCTCGACGCGAACCAAGAGGCCCACGCCAGGGGGGAAGATGCATGA
- a CDS encoding efflux RND transporter permease subunit encodes MASLDSALSRVNDVVVGRPVTVVVAFLLVTGLFAPGLTTISTEAGTEQFTQDSPAQTAFDRVNEDFGPTFAFDGGTTQLIHRGRNVLSKPELLRMLRILERLESREDLRVASTNSAAGAVARTLDPSATTSDEQIRAVESASPGEIDRAVGEAAEGPGFRSLLSEDFNEESARASATITVVQHRIPGGVDEAAGMGGDSPLTPIQQRIQRMVQPAGGDVVVFGSGLVAAEFSTIIFDSLFIVVPAAVALIFVFLVYAYRNPVDLVLGVLSLVMTIVWTLGFLGLAGIPFTQLLIAIPPLLLAVGIDFGLHAINRYREERAEGFDIRESMAVANRQLLVAFFIVTGTTVIGFSANTVSDLGPIRDFGIIAAVGIVFTFLIFGVFLPAAKVAVDELFDSLGVPMPFQRPLGREETLLGRVLPAGVAVARRAPAAFLVVVLLGSAWAGYYGTGVDTAFSQDDFLPPEDNPDYLEELPEPFRPGEYTVTERTNFLEENFASAQDDTVVVYLRRPMRQDDALEAIRRAGLDPPSSFAAENRRAEAESVIDVIRSHANESASFARLLRRSDVDGDGVPDDNLEAIFDALLSSSARERTLRYVTEDLRATRVVYTTESDAEQAAVTRDARTVADRYRYDATATGAVVVFQDVADAILLSSVRSLLVALAATAGFLVAIYYALVGRPSLGVVNLVPILVTIALLAGTMRYFGLPFNALTATILSISLGLGIDYSAHFVHRFVDEYDARVDDESGFDSWGRGADDRSDAVVSALRATVTGTGGALTGSMLTTVSGTGVLVLAITPVLGQFGVLTALSILYSYLTAMVVTPSAVVLWARYVG; translated from the coding sequence GTGGCGTCGCTGGATAGCGCTCTGAGTCGCGTCAACGACGTCGTGGTCGGGCGACCGGTAACCGTCGTCGTCGCGTTCCTCCTCGTGACGGGGCTGTTCGCCCCGGGGCTGACGACCATCTCGACCGAGGCCGGGACCGAGCAGTTCACGCAGGACAGCCCCGCCCAGACGGCGTTCGACCGGGTGAACGAGGACTTCGGTCCGACGTTCGCGTTCGACGGCGGGACCACGCAGCTGATCCACCGCGGGCGGAACGTCCTCTCGAAACCCGAACTCCTGCGAATGTTGCGGATCTTGGAGCGCCTCGAATCGCGCGAGGACCTCCGAGTCGCCTCGACAAACAGCGCGGCCGGGGCCGTCGCCCGGACGCTGGACCCGTCGGCGACGACGTCCGACGAACAGATCCGGGCCGTCGAGTCGGCCTCGCCGGGGGAGATCGACCGCGCGGTGGGCGAGGCCGCCGAGGGGCCGGGCTTCCGGAGCCTCCTGAGCGAGGACTTCAACGAGGAATCTGCCCGGGCATCGGCGACGATAACCGTCGTCCAGCACCGCATCCCCGGCGGCGTCGACGAGGCCGCGGGAATGGGCGGGGACAGCCCGCTGACGCCGATTCAACAGCGCATTCAGCGGATGGTCCAACCGGCGGGCGGAGACGTCGTCGTCTTCGGGTCGGGGCTCGTCGCGGCGGAGTTCTCGACCATCATCTTCGACTCGCTGTTCATCGTGGTCCCCGCCGCCGTCGCGCTCATCTTCGTCTTCCTCGTCTACGCCTACCGCAACCCCGTCGACCTCGTTCTCGGCGTCCTCTCGCTGGTCATGACCATCGTCTGGACGCTCGGCTTCCTGGGGCTCGCGGGGATTCCGTTCACCCAGTTGCTCATCGCGATCCCCCCGCTGTTGCTCGCGGTGGGCATCGATTTCGGCTTACACGCCATCAACCGCTACCGCGAGGAACGCGCCGAGGGGTTCGACATCCGGGAGTCGATGGCCGTGGCGAACCGGCAGTTGCTGGTCGCGTTCTTCATCGTCACCGGGACGACGGTCATCGGGTTCAGCGCGAACACGGTCAGCGACCTCGGGCCGATCCGGGACTTCGGGATCATCGCGGCCGTCGGCATCGTCTTCACGTTCCTCATCTTCGGCGTGTTCCTCCCGGCGGCGAAGGTGGCGGTGGACGAGCTGTTCGACTCGCTGGGCGTCCCGATGCCGTTCCAGCGACCGCTCGGCCGCGAGGAGACGCTGCTCGGACGAGTCCTCCCGGCCGGGGTCGCCGTCGCGCGCCGGGCACCGGCCGCGTTTCTCGTCGTCGTCCTCCTGGGGTCCGCGTGGGCGGGCTACTACGGCACCGGCGTCGATACGGCGTTCTCGCAGGACGACTTCCTCCCGCCGGAGGACAACCCGGACTACCTCGAAGAGCTGCCCGAGCCGTTCCGCCCGGGCGAGTACACCGTCACGGAGCGGACGAACTTCCTCGAGGAGAACTTCGCCTCGGCGCAGGACGACACCGTCGTGGTCTACCTCAGGCGACCGATGCGTCAGGACGACGCGCTGGAGGCCATCCGACGGGCGGGGCTGGACCCGCCGTCGTCGTTCGCCGCGGAGAACCGGCGGGCCGAGGCCGAGAGCGTCATCGACGTGATCCGGTCGCACGCGAACGAGTCGGCGTCGTTCGCCCGCCTGCTCCGCCGGAGCGACGTGGACGGCGACGGCGTCCCCGACGACAATCTCGAAGCGATCTTCGACGCGCTGCTGTCCTCGTCGGCCCGCGAGCGGACGCTCCGCTACGTCACCGAGGACCTCCGAGCCACGCGCGTCGTCTACACGACCGAGAGCGACGCCGAGCAGGCGGCCGTCACGCGCGACGCGCGGACCGTCGCCGACCGCTATCGGTACGACGCCACCGCGACCGGGGCCGTCGTCGTCTTTCAGGACGTCGCCGACGCGATCCTCCTGTCGTCGGTCCGGAGCCTCCTCGTCGCGCTGGCCGCGACGGCCGGCTTCCTCGTCGCGATCTACTACGCGCTCGTCGGTCGGCCGTCGCTCGGCGTCGTCAACCTCGTCCCGATCCTCGTCACGATCGCCCTGCTCGCGGGGACGATGCGGTACTTCGGGCTCCCGTTCAACGCGCTCACCGCGACCATCCTCTCCATCTCGCTGGGGCTCGGCATCGACTACTCGGCGCACTTCGTCCACCGGTTCGTCGACGAGTACGACGCACGGGTCGACGACGAGAGCGGATTCGACTCCTGGGGACGAGGAGCCGACGACCGCTCCGACGCGGTCGTCTCGGCGCTCCGGGCCACCGTCACCGGCACCGGCGGCGCGCTCACCGGCAGCATGCTCACCACGGTCAGTGGGACCGGCGTCCTCGTACTCGCCATCACACCCGTTCTCGGACAGTTCGGCGTGCTCACGGCGCTCTCGATCCTCTACTCGTATCTCACGGCGATGGTCGTCACGCCGAGCGCCGTCGTGCTCTGGGCGCGGTACGTCGGCTGA
- a CDS encoding multiprotein bridging factor aMBF1 yields MVQCEMCGKEVSSPNRVKIEGAELDVCDECTDFGTEVKTQESSSASTKYSTSSSGSSGSSSSSSPSSSSSGGSSRRRDMFDEMDEIAQDFDDQIRTARESKGLSQQELAQQLNEKASLIRKLEQGNSLPSDDVRKKLERSLGIDLSAGGGDEETEWSGGSSEGSYTLGDVVERKD; encoded by the coding sequence ATGGTTCAGTGCGAGATGTGCGGAAAGGAGGTCTCGTCTCCTAACCGCGTCAAAATCGAGGGGGCCGAACTCGACGTCTGCGACGAGTGCACCGACTTCGGGACCGAGGTGAAGACCCAGGAGTCGTCGTCCGCGTCGACGAAGTACTCGACGTCGTCGAGCGGGTCCAGCGGGTCGTCTTCCTCCTCTTCGCCGTCCAGTTCGTCGTCGGGCGGCTCCTCGCGCCGCCGGGACATGTTCGACGAGATGGACGAGATCGCCCAGGACTTCGACGACCAGATACGGACTGCCCGCGAGTCGAAGGGACTCAGCCAGCAGGAGCTGGCCCAGCAGCTCAACGAGAAGGCGAGCCTCATTCGCAAGCTCGAACAGGGCAACTCCCTGCCCAGCGACGACGTGCGCAAGAAACTCGAACGGTCGCTCGGTATCGACCTGAGCGCCGGTGGCGGCGACGAGGAGACCGAGTGGTCGGGCGGCAGCAGCGAGGGCAGCTACACGCTCGGCGACGTGGTCGAACGGAAGGACTAG
- a CDS encoding HalOD1 output domain-containing protein codes for MTQKRDNGTLPGSDPTEDPEKWRQKTQYRYEAERDGDLTTAIVFAVADARNVAPSDLKSPPLYDCIDAAALEETLFGPEGETGARQGAGTVEFRYTDNLVTVASDGWIQVYERVDEAAT; via the coding sequence ATGACGCAGAAGAGAGATAACGGGACGCTACCTGGGTCTGACCCGACTGAAGACCCCGAGAAGTGGCGACAGAAGACGCAGTACCGCTACGAGGCCGAGCGCGACGGCGACCTGACCACGGCGATCGTCTTCGCCGTCGCGGACGCCAGAAACGTCGCGCCGAGCGACCTCAAGTCGCCGCCGCTGTACGACTGTATCGACGCCGCCGCGCTCGAAGAGACGCTTTTCGGCCCCGAGGGCGAAACGGGGGCTCGACAGGGGGCCGGCACCGTCGAGTTCCGCTACACCGACAACCTCGTCACTGTCGCGAGCGACGGGTGGATTCAAGTGTACGAACGCGTCGACGAGGCCGCGACCTGA
- the dinB gene encoding DNA polymerase IV, which produces MDAARLPGTSQPAQVVAHVDMDCFYAACERRREPALEGEPLVVGMGYEGGETHGAVATASYEAREFGVESAMAISEALERLPRKVEAVDDPDRSVEEAGHYRPVDLDYYEAVAGEVKEIIRDAADVVREVSIDEAYLDVTETVTWDDAEAWAADLKATIESEVDVVASVGLAPTLSAAKVASDREKPDGLVVVRPGEVREFFADLPVEEVHGVGPVTARELADLDIETAGDLADADPGALDDRFGERGREIRRYARGEDTRAVTPKGDPKSLSRESAFTEAVEDPAEKRRKVETLAAAVADRAHRKEVRYQTIGIKVVEPPYEIHTRARSLPGPVADADLVESVALDLLSEFADAAVRKVGVRVSNLDFSAGEQASLTGFEGDDSATEERAASGQTAAERTENGRTRRDAAVASSPTETTDGQIALTDFESGEAGTEGANGEPSGETAEGDADAATAEGQASLGDFE; this is translated from the coding sequence ATGGACGCCGCGCGGCTCCCCGGGACCAGTCAGCCGGCGCAGGTGGTCGCCCACGTCGACATGGACTGCTTCTACGCGGCGTGCGAGCGGCGGCGGGAACCCGCCCTCGAAGGCGAACCCCTCGTCGTCGGGATGGGGTACGAGGGCGGCGAGACCCACGGGGCCGTCGCCACGGCGAGCTACGAGGCCCGCGAGTTCGGCGTCGAGTCGGCGATGGCCATCTCCGAGGCGCTCGAACGGCTCCCGCGGAAGGTCGAGGCGGTCGACGACCCCGACCGCTCCGTCGAGGAGGCGGGGCACTATCGCCCGGTCGACCTCGACTACTACGAGGCCGTCGCCGGCGAGGTCAAGGAGATCATCCGCGACGCGGCCGACGTAGTCCGCGAGGTGAGCATCGACGAGGCCTACCTCGACGTCACCGAGACGGTGACGTGGGACGACGCCGAGGCGTGGGCCGCCGACCTGAAGGCGACCATCGAATCCGAGGTGGACGTGGTGGCGAGCGTCGGGCTCGCGCCCACGCTGAGCGCCGCGAAAGTGGCGAGCGACCGCGAGAAACCCGACGGGTTGGTCGTCGTCCGCCCCGGCGAGGTCCGGGAGTTCTTCGCCGACCTCCCAGTCGAGGAGGTCCACGGCGTCGGGCCGGTCACCGCCCGCGAACTCGCCGATTTGGACATCGAGACGGCGGGGGACCTCGCCGACGCGGACCCGGGGGCGCTCGACGACCGCTTCGGCGAGCGCGGCCGGGAGATCCGCCGCTACGCCCGCGGCGAGGACACCCGCGCCGTCACGCCCAAGGGCGACCCCAAGAGCCTCTCGCGCGAGTCCGCCTTCACCGAGGCCGTCGAGGACCCGGCGGAGAAACGGCGGAAGGTCGAGACGCTCGCGGCGGCGGTCGCCGACCGCGCACACCGGAAGGAGGTCCGCTATCAGACCATCGGCATCAAGGTCGTCGAACCGCCCTACGAGATACACACGCGCGCCCGGTCGCTGCCCGGTCCCGTCGCGGACGCCGACCTCGTCGAGTCGGTGGCGCTGGACCTCCTCTCGGAGTTCGCGGACGCCGCCGTCCGGAAGGTCGGCGTGCGCGTCTCCAACCTGGACTTCTCGGCCGGCGAACAGGCCAGCCTCACCGGCTTCGAGGGCGACGACTCGGCTACCGAGGAGCGGGCAGCGAGCGGTCAGACGGCGGCTGAGCGGACGGAAAACGGGCGGACGCGGCGCGACGCCGCCGTCGCGTCGTCCCCGACCGAGACGACGGACGGTCAGATAGCGCTGACCGATTTCGAGAGCGGCGAGGCGGGGACCGAAGGCGCGAACGGCGAGCCGAGCGGCGAGACAGCCGAAGGCGACGCCGATGCGGCCACCGCCGAGGGACAGGCGTCGCTGGGCGACTTCGAGTGA
- a CDS encoding PAS domain S-box protein, with the protein MDSVEPVSPDRTLASDIVVLHVDDDEQFRRATELKLGREPNITEIVSVDSVDAALDRYADEGTDIDCIVSDYELRDRTGIDLLRIVRDDDHNLPFIVFTGTGSEDVASDALSAGATNYLQKGSDDIRFAVLARHIRQAVENRRAEKEIHRGFKAIEITDEGIALVTRDFEFNYVNEAFANLFGYDQNELLGNEWDCVIPEEVTAHVEPEFEPPMDQWETETTVTEPDGTEMTLHVTVSPITNDGFVCAVEDVTERKEREAALERENERLDQFASMVSHDLRNPINIVELYTEEARKTGDEEYFDEIEAATDRMKDIVSDLLTLAHMEEVETDDTVSLSALADETWANTATENASLENELGDARIVASEPRLKELFANLYRNVAAHAGDDVTVRTGRTADGFFVEDDGVGIPEAEREQVLEAGYSTGGTTGFGLTIVGQVATTHGWTFEISESEAGGARFEFGGVEFRS; encoded by the coding sequence ATGGACAGCGTAGAGCCAGTTTCTCCGGACCGGACGCTCGCTTCCGACATCGTTGTCCTCCACGTCGACGACGACGAGCAGTTCCGGCGAGCCACGGAGCTGAAGCTGGGCCGCGAGCCGAATATCACCGAGATCGTCTCCGTCGATTCGGTCGACGCCGCGCTCGACCGCTACGCCGACGAGGGGACCGATATCGACTGTATCGTCAGCGACTACGAACTCCGGGACCGGACCGGTATCGACCTCCTGCGGATCGTCCGCGACGACGACCACAACCTCCCATTCATCGTCTTCACCGGGACCGGGAGCGAGGACGTGGCGTCCGACGCGCTCTCGGCCGGCGCGACGAACTACCTCCAGAAGGGCAGCGACGACATTCGATTCGCCGTCCTCGCGAGACACATCAGACAGGCCGTCGAGAACCGCCGCGCCGAGAAGGAGATCCACCGCGGGTTCAAGGCGATCGAGATCACGGACGAGGGGATCGCGCTCGTGACGCGCGATTTCGAGTTCAACTACGTCAACGAGGCGTTCGCGAACCTGTTCGGCTACGACCAGAACGAGCTCCTGGGCAACGAGTGGGACTGCGTCATCCCGGAGGAGGTGACCGCGCACGTCGAACCGGAGTTCGAGCCCCCGATGGACCAGTGGGAGACGGAGACGACGGTCACCGAACCGGACGGCACCGAGATGACGCTTCACGTCACCGTCTCGCCGATCACGAACGACGGGTTCGTCTGCGCCGTCGAGGACGTCACCGAGCGGAAGGAGCGCGAGGCGGCGCTCGAACGCGAGAACGAGCGCCTCGATCAGTTCGCGAGCATGGTGTCCCACGACCTCAGAAACCCGATCAACATCGTCGAACTCTACACGGAGGAGGCTCGGAAGACCGGCGACGAGGAGTACTTCGACGAGATCGAGGCGGCCACCGACCGGATGAAGGACATTGTCTCCGACCTCCTCACGCTGGCGCACATGGAGGAGGTCGAGACGGACGACACCGTCTCGCTCTCGGCGCTCGCCGACGAGACGTGGGCGAATACGGCGACCGAGAACGCCTCGCTCGAAAACGAGCTCGGAGACGCGCGTATCGTCGCGAGCGAGCCGCGGCTGAAGGAGCTGTTCGCCAACCTCTACCGGAACGTGGCGGCCCACGCCGGCGACGACGTGACCGTCAGGACGGGACGGACGGCCGACGGGTTCTTCGTCGAGGACGACGGCGTCGGCATCCCGGAAGCAGAGCGAGAGCAGGTGCTCGAAGCCGGTTACTCGACCGGCGGGACGACCGGGTTCGGGCTGACCATCGTCGGGCAGGTGGCGACCACGCACGGCTGGACCTTCGAGATAAGCGAGAGCGAGGCGGGCGGCGCGCGCTTCGAGTTCGGCGGCGTCGAGTTCCGGTCGTGA
- a CDS encoding helicase HerA domain-containing protein — protein sequence MAETERITVADTSSGPGGGEEPGQSVDIPVVELLTGRGFITGKSGSGKSNTASVVAEKLLDNGFGLLIVDIDGEYYGLKEEYEILHVGGDEECDIQVTEEHAGKIASLALEQNVPIILDVSSFLDEQEAEDLLTQVSKQLFAKAKKQKQPFLMLVEECHEWIPEKGGMGEVGRMLIKIGKRGRKHGLGIVGISQRPADVKKDYITQCDWLVWHRLTWNNDTKVVGRILDNNYADAVEDLDDGEAFMMTDWAEQVRRVQFHRKKTFDAGATPGLDDFERPELKSVSDDLVSELETISEEKQATESRIKELREELDKKNSRIAELETELQDARDLQRMAKQFTNALVGHVEGTNPGRTAQEEMRRQHASLNSFAENGDGSEPSEADATTDDSASEGTADATSGGGFGDAFSAFAADGVAMNGGSDDATAVEANGATANGTSAGDATADGSEAGANGETGAGTTSNDAETADDAALAAAIAAVEDDTDADADATGETEADDAVVGEILADIEGLEDKTRRMLAYYMEQGPGTPLNAHFSAGGSGDRTSAYARNRVLRLQGLVEHVGRGKYGYRLRDLVREESDATLDEETVEAYASRIERAAIEAHVEE from the coding sequence ATGGCAGAGACTGAACGAATCACCGTCGCGGACACGAGTTCCGGACCCGGTGGGGGCGAGGAACCGGGACAGTCCGTCGACATCCCGGTCGTCGAGCTGCTGACGGGCCGGGGATTCATCACCGGTAAATCGGGGTCGGGGAAGTCAAACACCGCGAGCGTCGTCGCCGAGAAGTTGCTCGACAACGGCTTCGGCCTGCTCATCGTCGACATCGACGGCGAGTACTACGGCCTGAAAGAGGAGTACGAGATCCTCCACGTCGGCGGCGACGAGGAGTGCGACATCCAGGTGACGGAGGAGCACGCGGGCAAGATCGCCTCGCTCGCGCTCGAACAGAACGTCCCCATCATCCTCGATGTATCCTCGTTCTTAGACGAACAGGAGGCCGAGGACCTGCTGACGCAGGTCTCGAAGCAGCTGTTCGCCAAGGCGAAGAAGCAGAAACAGCCGTTCCTGATGCTCGTCGAGGAGTGCCACGAGTGGATCCCCGAGAAGGGGGGGATGGGCGAAGTCGGGCGGATGCTCATCAAGATCGGTAAGCGCGGACGGAAACACGGCCTGGGCATCGTCGGCATCAGCCAGCGCCCGGCCGACGTCAAGAAGGACTACATCACCCAGTGCGACTGGCTGGTGTGGCACCGGCTGACGTGGAACAACGACACGAAGGTCGTCGGGCGCATCCTCGACAACAACTACGCCGACGCCGTCGAGGACTTGGACGACGGCGAGGCGTTCATGATGACCGACTGGGCTGAGCAGGTTCGTCGAGTGCAGTTCCACCGCAAGAAGACGTTCGACGCCGGCGCGACGCCGGGTCTAGACGACTTCGAGCGCCCCGAACTCAAGTCCGTCAGCGACGATCTGGTCTCGGAGCTGGAGACGATAAGCGAGGAGAAACAGGCCACGGAGAGCCGCATCAAGGAGCTCCGCGAGGAACTCGACAAGAAGAACTCCCGCATCGCCGAGCTGGAGACGGAGCTGCAGGACGCCCGCGACCTCCAGCGGATGGCCAAGCAGTTCACGAACGCGCTGGTGGGCCACGTCGAGGGGACCAATCCGGGCCGCACCGCACAGGAAGAGATGCGCCGGCAACACGCCAGTCTGAACTCCTTCGCCGAGAACGGCGACGGGAGCGAACCGAGCGAGGCGGACGCGACGACGGACGACTCGGCGTCGGAGGGGACCGCCGACGCCACCTCCGGCGGCGGATTCGGCGACGCCTTCAGCGCGTTCGCGGCCGACGGGGTCGCGATGAACGGCGGGAGCGACGACGCGACGGCCGTCGAAGCGAACGGCGCGACCGCGAACGGCACGTCGGCCGGCGACGCGACAGCCGACGGATCGGAAGCGGGCGCGAACGGCGAGACCGGCGCCGGGACGACGAGCAACGACGCGGAGACGGCCGACGACGCGGCGCTCGCGGCGGCCATCGCCGCGGTGGAGGACGACACCGACGCCGATGCGGACGCGACGGGGGAGACAGAGGCCGACGACGCGGTCGTCGGCGAGATACTCGCCGACATCGAGGGACTGGAGGACAAGACCCGGCGGATGCTCGCCTACTACATGGAACAGGGGCCGGGGACGCCGCTCAACGCCCACTTCTCGGCGGGCGGGTCGGGCGACCGCACGTCGGCGTACGCCCGGAACCGCGTCCTCAGACTCCAGGGCCTCGTCGAGCACGTCGGCCGCGGGAAGTACGGCTACCGCCTCCGCGACCTCGTCCGCGAGGAGAGCGACGCGACGCTCGACGAGGAGACGGTCGAGGCGTACGCCTCGCGCATCGAACGGGCGGCTATCGAGGCGCACGTCGAGGAGTAG
- a CDS encoding response regulator transcription factor produces the protein MTSADDPTTVLVVEDERHLADLYTDYLDDSYEVKTAYSGEEGIAMLSDDVDIVLLDRRMPVVSGNEVLAEIEERGLPCRVAMVTAVDPDFDILEMRVDDYLVKPVTREDLFSVVERLRKIASYSDNLQELTTRKLKRNVLRVEKTQTELDESERYQRLQTEIGEIEERVDELSAELDVEERDLRL, from the coding sequence GTGACCTCCGCGGACGACCCGACGACGGTACTCGTCGTCGAAGACGAACGACATCTCGCAGACCTCTATACGGACTATCTGGACGACAGCTACGAGGTGAAGACGGCCTACAGCGGCGAAGAGGGAATAGCGATGCTCTCGGACGACGTGGATATCGTCCTCTTGGACCGGCGGATGCCGGTCGTCTCCGGGAACGAAGTCCTCGCCGAGATCGAAGAACGGGGGCTCCCGTGCCGCGTGGCGATGGTGACGGCGGTCGACCCCGACTTCGACATCTTGGAGATGCGCGTCGACGACTACCTCGTGAAGCCGGTGACCCGCGAGGACCTCTTCTCGGTCGTCGAGCGGCTCCGAAAGATAGCGTCGTACAGCGACAACCTGCAGGAACTCACGACGCGAAAGCTGAAGCGAAACGTCCTCCGGGTCGAAAAGACGCAGACCGAACTCGACGAGAGCGAGCGGTATCAGCGGCTACAGACCGAGATCGGGGAGATCGAAGAACGCGTCGACGAACTCTCGGCGGAGTTGGACGTCGAAGAGAGAGACCTGCGCCTCTAG